In bacterium, the genomic stretch TATTGTCCATAAGGAATCTTATAGCCTGAACCAGGAAGGGGCTTATCCAGCCTTAGACAGGAAACCCTTTCTGCACCTACTTCAATTGCAAGGTCTTTCACAGGCTCTTTATTCTCAAAGTAAACGTCCATCTTGATATTGGCTTTTTCACTGCCAGTATTCAAGATTATAAGCGCCTCATGTCCTTCCAAATCTCCATCTCCTTTTGGCGGCAGATCTCCATCCGGTACCAACCATGTGAAATGTCCATCTCCAATATTATTTATCATCTTCTCATCCTCATTTTTTATAATCCTTTTACTGAGTAAAGTATTTGTCTATTTTTTGACTCAAAGGAACCGCCCCTTTTTCTGTGATTTCATACCCTGTCTCTATTCTTGCACCATTAAATTCCGGATGTCCGAAAAAGCTCACGTCAATACAGACAGTCATGCCAGGTTTCAAGACATCATCACTATTTGGACCGAAAAATGGTGATTCTGCTTCGTGTAGTCCTATAGTATGAGCAAATGGACAAACGAGATATTTTAAAAGGTCATGTTTTTCAAAATAAGCACGTGCAGGAGCGTCAATTTCCTTTCCAGCCTTTCCCGAAATAAGTTGTTCTTTAGTTAAATTAAAAGCTTCTTTGAGGTAATTGAGGCATTCTTTCTGTTTTTTTGAATATACACCTGAAACAGGTAATACATCGCCAACAACACCTGCATAACCTCGAACCTTAGGAGAAATACCGAGCATCACCAGCTCTCCAATTTCTAATGCTTTGGAACTTGCTGTTGGGACGACTGCGTTGGAGCGTTCTCCGCTTCCAACGATTGCACTAAATCCAAAACCACTGGCACCTCGACTTCGAGCCACATATTCTCCTTCAGCAGCAACCTCAATTTCAGAAACACCAGGCACTATTTTCTCTTTCATAGCATCATAACAAAAATCAGCAAGCTTAAATGCCTGCCTGATTTGTTCAAGTTCCCAGGATGATTTTATGTATCTCAGTTCAACAAAATCCTGCGTTATATCAACAAGCTCAACACCTTTAAATCCATCAACTATCTGTCTATGACAGTCAGCAGGCATTCTCCCAGCCCCTACCAATCCTACGCGTTTTACAGTTCCAAGTTTGGAATTCAATTCTTTAAAAAGAGTAGGGAAATCAATTATTGTGGCATTGGGATATTCTTCATCAGGAACCA encodes the following:
- a CDS encoding Xaa-Pro peptidase family protein; protein product: MAYLERAESEKRITKVRELLKEKELDMALVYYDEFNIGNGWYLTGWCPQFESGAVLIPRTGEPMLLGGPESEPFAKLDSSITETRNFPVFMVPDEEYPNATIIDFPTLFKELNSKLGTVKRVGLVGAGRMPADCHRQIVDGFKGVELVDITQDFVELRYIKSSWELEQIRQAFKLADFCYDAMKEKIVPGVSEIEVAAEGEYVARSRGASGFGFSAIVGSGERSNAVVPTASSKALEIGELVMLGISPKVRGYAGVVGDVLPVSGVYSKKQKECLNYLKEAFNLTKEQLISGKAGKEIDAPARAYFEKHDLLKYLVCPFAHTIGLHEAESPFFGPNSDDVLKPGMTVCIDVSFFGHPEFNGARIETGYEITEKGAVPLSQKIDKYFTQ